The region CAAAAAGGAATCCGGGCAGGTCGTGAACTTCACGAAATAGAAACTCCTTGTATTATACTTTTATTTGGTATAGGATAAAACCATGACATGGACGGTTACTGAAAAACGGAACCTGAATAAACGGATTAGAAAACTACCTGAAAACGTCCAGAATCTTCTCATTGCTCTGAAAAAGGACATGGAAGCAAACGGACCGATCCGGGGAGATTGGCCGAACTTCAGCACCCTGTCCGATAACCGCTACCATTGC is a window of Deltaproteobacteria bacterium DNA encoding:
- a CDS encoding cytotoxic translational repressor of toxin-antitoxin stability system, giving the protein MTWTVTEKRNLNKRIRKLPENVQNLLIALKKDMEANGPIRGDWPNFSTLSDNRYHCHLKKGHPTYVAIWEVMDKEIRLIEVTYAGTHEKAPY